A stretch of Microcoleus sp. FACHB-68 DNA encodes these proteins:
- a CDS encoding AAA family ATPase gives MRVKRLKMQSFRGIGDLTLEFPPDEPTVFIGINGVGKSTILDCIAILLSPYINLIKMWPTVPKSSFSSFDELKQQKRQIKLNPLISQFYEKENNKNGQAESQIEITILTEKMLDVKWLASTIKPSYIELLQQIYEQCDPNFSGNIPLAIYYPVNRGVLDITLDISEQLSFNKLDAYDSALTGGQIGFNSFFQWFRTLEDLENEERRDDPDYRDRRLEAVRDAIKNLIEEFLNLRVRRSPLRMTVEKQGQEFILNQLSDGEKCLLAMVGDLARRLALANPNLKKPLEGAGVVLIDEIELHLHPEWQREIMPKLTSTFPNCQFIVTTHSPQVLSQVKPESIYILERTEEGEIIAKRPKSSFGRDSNRILEDSMGVPERPLEIKNKILKLFQIIDSGDIEAAQQLRQELADEIGSDEPEFVRADILIRRKEILNK, from the coding sequence ATGAGAGTCAAGCGCCTGAAGATGCAATCGTTTCGCGGAATCGGCGATTTAACCCTAGAGTTCCCACCAGATGAACCGACAGTTTTTATCGGTATTAACGGCGTGGGAAAATCGACTATTCTGGACTGCATTGCTATTCTCTTATCTCCTTATATAAATTTGATTAAGATGTGGCCTACGGTTCCAAAAAGCTCTTTTAGCAGCTTTGACGAACTTAAGCAGCAAAAAAGACAGATCAAGTTAAATCCTTTGATTTCGCAATTCTATGAGAAAGAAAATAATAAAAATGGACAAGCAGAAAGTCAGATTGAAATTACAATTTTAACGGAAAAAATGTTAGACGTTAAATGGTTGGCAAGCACCATAAAACCCTCTTATATTGAATTACTACAGCAAATATATGAGCAATGTGACCCAAATTTTAGTGGAAACATACCTTTAGCTATTTACTACCCGGTTAATCGAGGGGTGCTTGATATTACTCTAGATATTTCGGAGCAACTTTCATTCAATAAACTAGATGCCTATGATTCTGCACTAACAGGTGGGCAAATAGGCTTTAATAGCTTCTTTCAATGGTTTAGAACATTGGAAGATTTGGAGAACGAAGAACGACGAGATGACCCTGATTATAGAGATAGGCGACTAGAAGCAGTTAGAGACGCCATCAAGAATCTCATTGAGGAGTTTTTAAATTTACGAGTTAGGCGCTCACCCCTGCGAATGACGGTAGAAAAACAAGGTCAGGAATTTATTCTAAATCAGTTATCTGATGGTGAGAAATGCTTGCTGGCAATGGTGGGAGATTTGGCGAGGCGTTTAGCACTTGCCAATCCGAACTTAAAAAAACCACTGGAAGGAGCTGGTGTTGTATTGATTGATGAAATTGAGCTGCACCTTCACCCAGAATGGCAACGTGAAATTATGCCCAAACTGACCAGCACATTTCCCAATTGCCAGTTTATTGTTACCACTCATTCCCCACAAGTCCTTAGCCAAGTTAAACCGGAAAGCATTTATATTCTTGAGAGAACAGAGGAAGGGGAGATCATTGCCAAGCGTCCAAAAAGTTCATTTGGCAGAGATAGCAATCGCATCCTTGAAGACTCGATGGGAGTTCCAGAGCGTCCACTGGAAATTAAAAATAAGATTCTGAAACTGTTTCAAATTATTGATAGCGGAGATATCGAAGCTGCTCAGCAATTGCGCCAAGAATTGGCAGATGAAATCGGCTCGGATGAGCCGGAGTTTGTCAGAGCAGATATCTTAATTCGTCGCAAGGAGATTCTTAACAAGTGA
- a CDS encoding chloride channel protein, with the protein MNYQNLIQNSKFKLKKYRKIIASQILGPKRLAILEACLIGLVSGLAGVLLKQGVGWLGGWRVYTASQLIPAWFLLPSVGVVGGLLTGWLVERLAPETAGSGIPHVKAALAGVSISLDWRVASVKLIGTILAVGSGLTLGRQGPTVQIGAALAAGIGRLIPTSPDYRRQLIACGAAAGLAAGFNAPIAGVLFVVEELLHDISGFTLGPAIIASFIGAVVSQLLGGDLNLDITQSVSPTRFLAQEIPCYVVLGILAGLLGSLFTKSIVALLHFNRRVLRLRLPVRIALAGLVCGLAVAMLPEAFRNNSGLRDFLLSKEANLTSISLAFVAHFVLTIIAASSGAPGGLFAPSLVLGSALGHIVGILQWDWFGIGVPTTYALAGMGAFFCAVCRAPITAVVIVFEITTDFKLVLPLMIGSVVAYLVAEKVEKESLYDRLLEFNGINLKKEKPTDGLLAELSASDVMQRRVETLSSQISLDEVMQAFSRSHHRGFPVVDNGKLVGIVTQTDLANTGKRQLPGNTPLSQFMTPQPVTVRPADTLSEVLYRLNRYNLSRLPVTEGRKLVGIITRSDIIRAESDKLIGEKAQVGPHPEPSYVVYQTRAPATGKGRLLVPLANPQTAPALLRLAAAMAHERNYEIECLQVMLVSRHSSPAETPVRTVKSRRMLREAERIGRDWDVPVHTQVRVAHDVAQAILETIKERHIDLILMGWKGNTSTPGRIFGDSVDTLIRQAACDVVLVKWGEKSRRRLEIFSEAAIPPSRLNTLNSGLSLNRWLVPMAGGPNSQRAVQLLPALVAISAKPEIRLCQVCQSSAGKFDTTLLDNALQFLDRQLNVPVILMPVCANSVSEALIDLAQKDQCDVIVLGASREGLLQQVIKGNIPEAITRGCDCTVMLVRSASA; encoded by the coding sequence ATGAATTATCAGAACTTAATTCAAAATTCAAAGTTCAAGCTTAAAAAATATCGAAAGATTATCGCGTCTCAAATCCTAGGCCCAAAACGCCTTGCAATTTTGGAAGCGTGTCTGATTGGCTTAGTCTCTGGACTGGCGGGTGTTTTGCTCAAACAAGGGGTGGGATGGCTGGGAGGGTGGCGAGTTTATACAGCATCCCAGCTGATCCCCGCTTGGTTCTTGCTTCCCAGTGTCGGAGTTGTTGGGGGGTTGCTCACCGGCTGGCTGGTGGAACGACTGGCACCGGAGACTGCCGGCAGCGGCATTCCCCACGTCAAAGCCGCTTTAGCCGGCGTGAGTATTTCCCTAGATTGGCGGGTGGCTAGTGTCAAGCTGATCGGCACAATTTTAGCAGTGGGTTCAGGGTTAACCTTAGGCCGGCAAGGCCCGACTGTGCAAATTGGAGCCGCTTTGGCTGCGGGGATCGGTCGCTTGATTCCCACCTCGCCCGACTACCGACGCCAACTCATTGCTTGTGGGGCGGCAGCCGGCTTAGCTGCCGGTTTCAACGCACCCATTGCCGGCGTGCTGTTTGTCGTGGAAGAATTGCTCCACGATATCTCCGGCTTTACCCTTGGCCCAGCAATCATCGCTTCCTTTATCGGTGCTGTTGTATCTCAATTGCTGGGTGGCGATCTGAATCTCGACATCACTCAAAGCGTTTCCCCGACCCGGTTTCTCGCCCAGGAAATTCCCTGTTACGTGGTGTTGGGAATCCTGGCTGGATTGCTGGGCAGCCTGTTCACGAAATCAATTGTTGCCCTCTTACACTTCAACCGGCGCGTACTGCGTCTGAGACTGCCGGTGCGTATCGCCCTAGCTGGGCTGGTGTGTGGCCTTGCGGTGGCCATGCTACCCGAAGCCTTCCGCAACAATTCAGGTTTGCGAGACTTCCTCCTCAGCAAAGAAGCTAACCTGACCAGTATTTCCCTCGCCTTTGTCGCTCACTTCGTTCTGACCATTATCGCCGCCTCTTCAGGCGCACCGGGCGGGTTATTCGCCCCATCCCTAGTGCTAGGTTCTGCCTTGGGCCACATAGTCGGAATTTTGCAGTGGGATTGGTTCGGCATTGGGGTGCCTACCACCTACGCCCTTGCCGGCATGGGCGCATTTTTTTGTGCGGTTTGCAGAGCACCGATTACAGCCGTGGTGATTGTTTTTGAAATTACCACCGATTTTAAACTGGTGCTGCCTTTAATGATTGGCTCTGTGGTGGCTTATCTAGTGGCGGAAAAGGTGGAAAAGGAATCGCTTTATGACCGGCTACTAGAATTTAATGGCATTAATTTGAAAAAGGAAAAGCCGACCGATGGGCTTTTGGCTGAGCTCTCGGCATCGGATGTCATGCAGCGCCGTGTGGAAACGCTATCGAGCCAAATCAGCTTAGATGAAGTGATGCAGGCATTTTCCCGCTCTCACCACCGGGGCTTTCCCGTGGTCGATAATGGCAAGCTGGTGGGGATTGTTACCCAAACAGACTTGGCAAATACCGGCAAGCGGCAGTTGCCCGGAAATACGCCTTTGAGCCAGTTCATGACGCCACAGCCGGTGACAGTCAGGCCGGCAGATACCTTAAGTGAGGTACTGTACCGGCTCAATCGCTACAATCTCAGCCGGCTGCCGGTGACGGAGGGCCGAAAGCTGGTGGGGATTATCACGCGCAGCGATATTATTCGGGCAGAATCAGACAAACTGATCGGCGAAAAGGCTCAGGTTGGCCCGCATCCTGAGCCTTCTTATGTGGTTTACCAAACGCGAGCACCGGCAACGGGTAAAGGCCGGCTGCTGGTGCCTTTGGCGAACCCGCAAACCGCCCCAGCCTTGTTGCGTCTGGCGGCGGCAATGGCCCACGAGCGCAACTATGAAATTGAGTGCCTTCAGGTGATGCTGGTCTCTCGCCACAGTTCGCCGGCAGAGACGCCGGTGAGAACCGTCAAAAGTCGCCGGATGCTGCGTGAGGCTGAGCGGATCGGGCGAGATTGGGACGTGCCGGTGCACACCCAGGTGCGCGTCGCCCATGATGTAGCCCAAGCAATTTTAGAAACCATTAAGGAACGACACATCGATTTAATTTTGATGGGGTGGAAAGGCAACACCTCCACTCCCGGTCGAATTTTTGGCGATTCTGTAGATACGCTAATCCGGCAGGCGGCGTGTGATGTGGTGTTGGTGAAATGGGGTGAGAAAAGCCGGCGACGGCTTGAAATCTTCAGCGAGGCAGCCATTCCCCCCTCAAGACTCAACACTCTAAACTCAGGACTTTCTTTAAATCGCTGGCTGGTGCCGATGGCCGGCGGCCCGAATTCTCAGCGTGCAGTGCAATTACTGCCGGCTTTGGTCGCAATCAGTGCGAAACCAGAAATCCGGCTGTGCCAGGTTTGTCAGTCTTCGGCTGGGAAATTTGATACAACGTTGTTGGATAATGCCTTGCAGTTTCTAGACCGGCAATTGAATGTGCCAGTGATTTTGATGCCGGTTTGTGCAAATTCTGTTTCTGAAGCGTTAATAGATTTAGCGCAAAAAGATCAGTGTGATGTGATTGTTTTAGGCGCAAGTCGAGAAGGTTTATTGCAGCAAGTTATTAAGGGAAATATTCCCGAAGCCATCACGCGAGGTTGTGATTGTACCGTGATGCTAGTAAGAAGTGCCAGCGCGTAG
- a CDS encoding 1-acyl-sn-glycerol-3-phosphate acyltransferase, with amino-acid sequence MIQLNSSEHSLNVRPFATMRPVTSGVSPWLTALTYPLGRFLVLPSYFGRLEVSGQENLPKEGPVILAPTHRSRWDSLMLPYATGHHVTGRHLRFMVTADEVKGLQGWLIRQLGGFPIDVKHPGISSLRHGVELLLDSQMMVIFPEGGIFHDGEVHPLKPGLARIALQAESTHPGLGVKIVPMSIRYGHPYATWGCGVSVRIGSPLAVADYCQQHTKQGAQQITDHLETAIKKLDSEHPSFKAE; translated from the coding sequence ATGATCCAGCTCAATTCCTCAGAACATTCTCTCAACGTCAGACCTTTTGCCACTATGAGGCCGGTAACTTCTGGTGTTTCGCCTTGGCTAACTGCCTTAACTTATCCTCTGGGTCGTTTCCTGGTTCTGCCATCTTATTTTGGCCGGCTAGAGGTGAGCGGGCAAGAAAATCTACCGAAAGAAGGGCCGGTGATTTTGGCCCCCACCCACCGTTCTCGCTGGGATTCGTTGATGCTGCCTTACGCAACAGGACATCATGTCACAGGCCGGCATTTACGATTTATGGTGACGGCAGATGAAGTGAAAGGACTGCAAGGCTGGTTGATTCGGCAACTCGGTGGATTTCCAATTGATGTTAAGCATCCCGGCATTTCCAGCTTGCGTCATGGCGTAGAACTGCTTCTAGATAGTCAGATGATGGTGATCTTTCCCGAAGGTGGCATTTTTCACGACGGTGAAGTTCACCCGCTAAAACCCGGACTCGCTCGGATCGCCCTGCAAGCTGAATCGACCCACCCCGGATTGGGTGTTAAAATTGTGCCGATGAGCATTCGTTACGGTCATCCCTATGCGACTTGGGGCTGCGGTGTCAGTGTTCGCATCGGTTCACCCTTGGCGGTGGCTGATTACTGCCAGCAACATACCAAGCAAGGCGCACAACAGATCACCGATCACTTGGAAACCGCGATTAAAAAATTGGATAGCGAGCACCCTTCATTTAAAGCAGAGTAA
- a CDS encoding dynamin family protein, whose amino-acid sequence MELNIESQLNNTRNLLKELGNSVSSLVNSSPDVFADSGIQSCLQEFLTVYEEAVQRLENPSFRIATLGTTSSGKSTIVNALIGRKIAPIEAGEMSGGVLTIKHSQKQKLIIAKTKDAVWETGEWTGLSDEDLYQRIGTVMHSYHEARKKREYVAPQITATVSLLPACDASLLGLPNGIGVEFIDLPGLKSVQDRTNLASIQNQVNKAFSLVALDYMQVDDDHRKRLLEELKKVVEYLQGRTDSMIFILNRVDQRGADDLPLSVRINQLREEIKEVLSLKELPDVLAFNARLLYYAQCAWGSGAFNEPSLMNQEIRLKLLKAMFQDCAGVIKLNTKENRDLKNWFRDIEDRVEENKVIDDETMRRILRYALDWSGGRELWDCFRGRVQESFAELVILPALLEVFDNYDVLAESLDIVIQTRKINNQEQVQKAIDEIAKISQDLQEKIEKIIQEFNTWIKEMIKTLKNKDVPNTRIKIKQDAEKKGGKGFSTILDAVAEVEGDLTKSLIVPVRDSLKNNQGAFDLRDKLREVTLPSLAEDISRAYDNVSRGLSKFDAESEYLVKRVRADDDKGKKELEHDERYVRLLYHTMRQAISVRAEFVLQLKVQQFEQALESLLDEQVKRLKVCLSEKNFSSINIEKAAISNLRKKLAQNSSTLPEKFFELPDAVKQNRSKKTEVVGTKTEYEARTKTEDEEYTESYQDGSCFASTKTRTKKRPVTSEYQEAVTSNVYEDIEYVELFLPSPDLMAKQWLSGIEKRKGSLWDILLKWILKRLDYVSSIFEESVDEVTNLAERALLQQLTIIEENFDQQKQFWLDFEVQKDYATSVCQSLEEDCRQ is encoded by the coding sequence GTGGAACTCAATATTGAATCTCAGTTAAACAACACCCGTAACCTCTTAAAAGAATTAGGGAACTCAGTTTCTAGCTTAGTCAACTCGTCCCCTGATGTTTTTGCTGATTCAGGGATTCAATCTTGCCTACAGGAATTTTTAACTGTTTATGAAGAAGCCGTCCAACGGTTAGAAAATCCTAGCTTTCGGATTGCGACTCTGGGAACTACGTCTTCTGGAAAGTCAACGATTGTTAACGCGCTGATTGGTCGGAAAATCGCACCGATTGAAGCCGGTGAAATGAGTGGGGGTGTATTAACTATCAAACATTCTCAAAAACAAAAATTAATCATTGCAAAAACGAAGGATGCGGTTTGGGAGACTGGTGAATGGACGGGATTAAGTGATGAGGATTTATACCAGAGAATTGGCACCGTGATGCACTCCTATCACGAGGCACGGAAAAAGCGTGAGTATGTTGCGCCACAAATAACCGCCACTGTTTCTCTTTTACCTGCTTGTGATGCTTCTTTACTGGGTTTACCCAATGGAATAGGTGTTGAATTTATTGATTTACCGGGATTGAAATCAGTTCAAGACCGGACTAACTTAGCAAGTATCCAAAACCAAGTCAATAAAGCGTTTAGTTTAGTGGCTTTGGACTATATGCAGGTCGATGATGACCACAGAAAACGCCTATTGGAAGAATTAAAGAAAGTTGTCGAATACCTACAGGGACGAACGGATTCGATGATTTTTATCTTAAATCGGGTCGATCAGCGAGGTGCGGATGATTTACCTCTGTCAGTGCGTATTAATCAGTTAAGAGAGGAAATTAAAGAGGTCTTATCACTTAAAGAACTTCCTGATGTTCTGGCTTTTAATGCTCGTCTTTTATATTATGCTCAGTGTGCTTGGGGTTCAGGAGCTTTTAACGAACCGTCACTGATGAATCAGGAGATACGGTTAAAACTCCTTAAAGCTATGTTTCAAGACTGTGCAGGAGTTATTAAATTAAATACCAAAGAGAACCGAGATTTAAAAAATTGGTTTCGTGATATTGAAGATCGGGTAGAAGAGAATAAGGTTATTGATGATGAAACCATGCGAAGAATTCTCCGCTATGCACTAGATTGGAGTGGTGGTAGAGAACTTTGGGATTGCTTTCGTGGGCGGGTTCAAGAATCATTTGCAGAACTGGTAATACTTCCTGCGTTGTTGGAAGTATTCGATAATTACGATGTTTTGGCAGAATCTCTTGATATTGTGATTCAAACCCGAAAAATTAACAATCAAGAGCAAGTTCAAAAAGCAATAGATGAAATTGCTAAAATTAGTCAAGATTTGCAGGAAAAGATCGAAAAAATCATTCAAGAATTTAACACCTGGATTAAAGAAATGATAAAAACTCTAAAAAATAAGGATGTTCCTAATACTCGAATTAAGATTAAACAAGATGCTGAAAAAAAAGGAGGTAAGGGGTTTTCTACAATTCTTGATGCTGTCGCTGAAGTAGAAGGAGACTTAACAAAATCTCTAATTGTTCCAGTCCGCGATTCTCTTAAAAATAATCAAGGAGCTTTTGATCTAAGAGATAAACTCCGGGAAGTCACATTACCTTCATTAGCTGAGGATATTTCTAGAGCCTATGATAATGTTAGCCGAGGACTCAGTAAATTTGATGCTGAATCAGAATACTTAGTTAAGCGTGTACGGGCTGATGATGACAAGGGGAAAAAAGAACTTGAACATGATGAGCGTTATGTTCGTCTGCTCTATCACACAATGAGGCAAGCTATATCCGTAAGGGCAGAGTTTGTTCTACAATTAAAAGTTCAACAATTTGAACAAGCTTTAGAATCATTACTTGATGAACAAGTTAAGAGATTAAAAGTTTGTTTGTCCGAGAAAAACTTTTCTTCGATTAATATTGAAAAAGCAGCCATTAGTAATTTGCGTAAGAAGTTAGCTCAAAACTCGTCAACTTTACCTGAGAAGTTTTTTGAACTCCCAGATGCTGTTAAGCAAAACCGTTCTAAAAAAACAGAAGTCGTTGGTACAAAAACAGAATATGAAGCTCGCACAAAAACAGAAGATGAAGAATATACAGAATCCTATCAAGACGGTTCTTGTTTCGCTAGCACAAAAACGAGAACAAAAAAACGTCCAGTAACCAGTGAATACCAAGAAGCGGTAACTAGCAATGTTTATGAAGATATTGAATATGTTGAACTTTTTCTTCCATCCCCAGACTTAATGGCAAAACAATGGTTAAGTGGAATTGAGAAAAGGAAAGGAAGTTTGTGGGATATTTTGCTTAAGTGGATTCTCAAACGATTAGATTATGTTAGCAGTATCTTTGAAGAATCCGTTGATGAGGTTACCAATCTAGCTGAACGTGCTTTACTACAACAATTAACTATCATTGAGGAAAACTTTGATCAGCAAAAACAGTTCTGGCTTGATTTTGAAGTTCAAAAAGATTATGCAACATCAGTCTGTCAAAGTTTAGAAGAAGATTGTCGTCAGTGA
- a CDS encoding serine/threonine-protein kinase, giving the protein MSYCLNPACQKPQNPDSASFCLTCGSLLRLKERYKAIEPIGAGSFGRTFLAEDAHRLESLCVIKQLLPQPHIQNNSQAMAKAIKLFKREARQLFHLGHHPQIPSLFAFFEQNRLLYLVQELIDGHDLSQELGKGKRKGSDNEGQSRQLLKELLPVLQFVHEHQVIHRDIKPMNILRRHNGELVLIDFGVAKQLTGTGISQAGSRVGTEGYAPIEQIRGGKAYPASDLYSLGVTCIQLLTQGSLDELYDAMEGRWVWREFLSAKGINITPELAEILDKMLKDGVNERYQSAAEVLKDLNKIPAILNRQPVGSGHSPAAKIAVKSTKAIKNPKSKSVPVWRCVQTLIGHTKEVNSIALSPQAYVLVSGSWDHTIKVWNLNTGNLIHTLRGHFGHVSSVAISPDGYILVSGSWDRTIKVWNLGSGKLIHTLKGHNNYVNSVAISPDAQTLVSSSWDKTIKVWQLNTGQLIETLAGSDCVRTLAISPNGKLLAGGSDDRLVKLWGLGAGGRPDSANFCTLAGHSNCVRSVAFSPDGQLLASGSWDNTIELWEIHRQPATKPLRTLAGHSSYVYSVAFGEDGKILASGSRDGTIKLWQMDTCDPAHTLTGHSGPVYSVAFSPDSQTLVSGSDDATIKIWRCE; this is encoded by the coding sequence ATGAGCTACTGTCTCAACCCTGCTTGCCAGAAGCCCCAAAACCCAGACTCCGCAAGTTTCTGCTTAACTTGCGGCTCACTGCTGCGGCTTAAAGAGCGTTACAAAGCGATTGAGCCAATCGGTGCCGGCAGCTTTGGCAGAACGTTTTTAGCTGAAGACGCACATCGTCTGGAGAGTTTGTGCGTGATTAAGCAATTGTTGCCGCAGCCGCATATTCAAAATAATTCTCAGGCAATGGCTAAGGCGATCAAGTTGTTTAAGCGGGAAGCACGGCAGTTGTTTCACTTGGGACATCATCCCCAGATTCCATCGCTGTTTGCGTTTTTTGAGCAAAACCGGCTTCTGTATTTGGTGCAAGAGTTAATTGATGGGCACGATCTCTCGCAAGAATTGGGCAAGGGCAAACGCAAGGGTTCCGACAATGAGGGACAAAGCCGGCAGTTGTTGAAAGAGTTGCTGCCGGTGTTGCAATTTGTCCATGAACATCAGGTGATTCACCGGGATATCAAACCGATGAATATTCTCCGCCGGCACAATGGGGAACTGGTGCTGATTGATTTTGGAGTTGCCAAGCAGCTAACCGGCACCGGCATTAGCCAAGCCGGCTCAAGAGTGGGGACAGAAGGATATGCGCCCATTGAGCAAATACGCGGCGGCAAGGCTTATCCAGCGAGCGATCTTTATAGTTTGGGAGTGACTTGCATTCAGTTGCTTACCCAAGGCTCACTCGATGAGCTTTATGATGCAATGGAAGGGCGCTGGGTATGGCGAGAATTTTTAAGCGCGAAAGGAATCAATATTACCCCTGAGTTGGCAGAAATTTTAGACAAAATGCTGAAAGATGGGGTGAATGAGCGCTATCAATCTGCCGCAGAAGTGCTTAAGGATCTTAATAAAATTCCCGCAATTCTCAACCGGCAGCCGGTGGGTTCTGGACATTCACCTGCCGCAAAGATAGCGGTGAAATCCACTAAAGCAATCAAAAATCCCAAATCAAAAAGTGTGCCGGTTTGGCGATGCGTTCAAACCTTGATCGGTCATACAAAAGAGGTGAATTCGATTGCCCTGAGTCCCCAAGCTTACGTTCTGGTAAGTGGCAGTTGGGATCACACGATTAAAGTCTGGAATCTGAACACCGGCAACCTAATTCACACGCTGCGAGGACATTTCGGCCATGTCAGTTCAGTTGCGATTAGTCCAGATGGTTATATTCTCGTCAGTGGCAGTTGGGATCGCACGATTAAAGTCTGGAATTTGGGCAGTGGCAAACTGATTCATACGCTGAAAGGACATAACAATTATGTGAATTCGGTTGCAATTAGTCCCGATGCTCAAACGCTTGTTAGCAGCAGTTGGGATAAAACGATTAAAGTCTGGCAGTTGAACACAGGACAGCTTATAGAAACCCTTGCCGGCTCAGATTGTGTTCGCACTCTGGCGATTAGTCCGAATGGGAAACTTCTCGCCGGCGGCAGTGATGATCGGCTGGTTAAATTATGGGGATTGGGTGCCGGTGGCAGACCCGACAGTGCCAACTTTTGCACCCTTGCCGGTCATTCAAATTGCGTTCGTTCGGTTGCTTTTAGTCCAGATGGGCAACTTTTAGCGAGTGGCAGTTGGGATAATACGATTGAGCTGTGGGAGATACACAGACAGCCGGCAACTAAGCCGCTACGCACTCTTGCCGGTCATTCCAGCTACGTGTATTCGGTTGCCTTTGGTGAAGATGGCAAGATTTTAGCCAGTGGCAGCCGGGACGGCACGATTAAGCTATGGCAAATGGACACCTGCGACCCCGCGCACACCCTGACTGGGCATTCAGGGCCGGTTTATTCGGTTGCCTTTAGTCCCGATAGTCAGACGCTTGTGAGTGGGAGTGATGACGCGACGATTAAGATTTGGCGGTGTGAGTAG
- a CDS encoding DUF4112 domain-containing protein → MSQPPHQPSPIIPGNEAQIATVQRLRQLSHLLDNAVGIPGTRYRIGLDPLLGLLPGGGDIAGAVLSGYIVYSAAKLGLPREALVQMVSNILFETFAGTVPVLGDLVDVTWKANTKNVALLESHLNVPQPNSKKADKWFVFMLLAGLMLVVIAVAGLSVFLISLVVRLFTGG, encoded by the coding sequence ATGTCCCAACCTCCTCATCAACCTTCCCCGATAATTCCTGGTAACGAAGCTCAAATAGCAACCGTGCAACGCCTGCGCCAGCTTAGTCATCTCCTCGATAACGCCGTTGGCATCCCTGGCACTCGCTATCGCATCGGACTTGATCCCCTCCTGGGACTGCTACCGGGTGGCGGTGACATCGCCGGCGCGGTTCTTTCTGGCTACATCGTCTACTCAGCCGCAAAGCTAGGCTTGCCACGAGAAGCCTTGGTGCAAATGGTTTCTAACATCCTATTTGAGACATTCGCCGGCACGGTGCCGGTGTTGGGAGACTTGGTAGATGTCACTTGGAAAGCCAATACTAAGAATGTGGCATTGTTGGAAAGCCACTTGAACGTTCCCCAACCCAATAGCAAAAAAGCTGACAAGTGGTTTGTGTTCATGCTGCTAGCCGGCTTGATGCTTGTCGTGATTGCGGTTGCGGGTTTGAGCGTATTCCTGATCAGCCTAGTGGTGAGACTATTCACCGGCGGCTAA
- a CDS encoding fatty acid desaturase, whose product MVSQPEYAKKLRPLLPPEAFEPAPSKLVLLLLNLVILMGGWAIASTLDQWPAYLLWLYLPISLVMGNSVIVLLFSSHNLMHGSVIRNRRIMGILGLLGLAILWMPPTQWKAVHNREHHNKTNSLTDPDRNYLNEQPKTWGKWIQNLFVPSAEVNPLWLTVGMTSAWGVHTFRNLTSVLFFNDESVDYVPAAFTVSDKERRTIAGEVLIILALHLCILSFLQFNPLKLALSYFLPIGIGYAGLMFYIYTNHMLSPMTSINDPLLNSLSIRVPKFFDWLHLNFSYHTEHHIFPGINSDYYPLVRELLELHYPGRMNLLDAGEAWQLLLQTPRHYKDENTFTDWSEEKSVTSPLSQNLIQN is encoded by the coding sequence ATGGTTTCCCAGCCAGAGTATGCAAAGAAATTGCGTCCCCTGCTGCCACCCGAAGCATTTGAACCGGCTCCCAGCAAGTTAGTCCTCCTGTTGCTGAATCTGGTAATTCTGATGGGAGGTTGGGCCATTGCCTCCACATTAGATCAGTGGCCGGCCTACCTTTTATGGCTTTACCTACCCATATCGCTGGTGATGGGTAACAGCGTGATTGTATTGCTTTTCAGTTCCCATAACCTCATGCATGGCAGCGTGATTAGAAACCGGCGGATCATGGGGATTCTGGGTTTGCTGGGACTTGCGATATTGTGGATGCCGCCAACGCAGTGGAAAGCAGTGCATAACCGAGAGCATCACAACAAAACGAATTCCCTGACAGATCCCGATCGCAATTACTTAAACGAGCAGCCGAAAACCTGGGGAAAATGGATTCAAAATTTATTTGTCCCCTCTGCTGAAGTGAATCCTTTGTGGTTAACTGTGGGGATGACCAGTGCTTGGGGAGTTCATACTTTTAGAAACCTCACCTCAGTGCTGTTTTTTAATGATGAATCGGTTGATTATGTGCCGGCTGCTTTTACAGTCAGCGATAAAGAACGGCGGACAATTGCGGGTGAAGTTCTAATAATTTTAGCGCTTCATCTGTGTATCCTCAGCTTCTTGCAATTTAACCCACTCAAACTCGCACTGAGTTACTTTCTTCCCATCGGGATTGGTTATGCCGGCCTGATGTTTTATATTTATACCAATCATATGCTTTCCCCGATGACAAGCATTAATGATCCCTTGCTCAATAGCTTGTCAATCCGGGTGCCTAAATTTTTCGATTGGTTGCATCTCAATTTTTCTTACCACACCGAGCATCATATTTTCCCTGGCATTAACTCTGATTATTACCCCCTAGTCAGAGAATTGCTAGAACTTCACTATCCGGGTCGAATGAATTTATTGGATGCGGGCGAAGCTTGGCAGTTGTTACTGCAAACTCCTCGGCATTACAAAGATGAAAATACCTTTACAGATTGGTCAGAAGAAAAGTCTGTAACTAGCCCGCTTAGTCAAAACTTGATCCAGAACTGA